The Pyrus communis chromosome 2, drPyrComm1.1, whole genome shotgun sequence genome includes a window with the following:
- the LOC137726365 gene encoding nucleobase-ascorbate transporter 4-like, with protein sequence MASAGGGPKKTDDFQPHPIKDQLPGVDFCVTSSPPWPEAILLGFQHFLVMLGTTVFIPTLLVPLMGGGNVEKAEVIETILFVAGINTLLQTWFGTRLPVVMGASYAFIIPAVSIALSRRFDVYIDPHRRFKETMKAVQGAIVIASLLQVIFGFLGFVRIFGRYLSPLSAVPLVTLTGLGFFALGFPQLAKCVEIGLPALILVVFISQYTMKLKPPIFGRFAVLFTVAIVWTYAEILTAAGAYKKRSYATQISCRTDRSGLISAAPWIRIPYPFQWGRPDFNAGDIFAMMAAAFVAIIESIGTFIAASRYGSATPIPPSVISRGVGWLGVSTFLDGIFGSVSGSTASVENAGLLGMTRVGSRRVIQIAAAFMLFFAVLGKFGAFLASIPMPIFAALYCVLFAYVASAGLGLLQFCNLNSFRTMFIVGFSIFMGLSVTEYFHEYHLISDRGPVHTRSIWFNNIVEVIFSSPATVGIIVALFLDSTVSRGHSTTRRDSGRHWWEKFQNFNTDTRSEEFYSLPYNLNRHFPSV encoded by the exons ATGGCTAGCGCCGGAGGAGGCCCCAAAAAGACAGATGACTTCCAGCCTCACCCCATCAAGGACCAGCTTCCCGGTGTCGACTTCTGTGTCACCTCCTCTCCCCCATGGC CTGAAGCCATACTTCTGGGATTCCAGCATTTCCTGGTAATGCTTGGGACCACTGTGTTCATCCCCACATTACTTGTCCCTCTCATGGGTGGTGGCAAT GTGGAGAAGGCTGAAGTGATTGAAACAATCCTCTTTGTTGCTGGGATCAACACACTCTTGCAGACTTGGTTCGGGACTCGGCTTCCGGTGGTCATGGGGGCCTCATATGCCTTCATCATCCCTGCTGTCTCCATTGCGTTGTCCAGGAGGTTCGATGTCTACATAGACCCCCACCGG AGGTTTAAGGAAACCATGAAAGCAGTGCAAGGAGCAATTGTGATTGCATCTCTCTTGCAGGTGATCTTTGGTTTTCTTGGGTTCGTGAGAATTTTTGGGAG GTATCTTAGTCCTCTCTCTGCAGTTCCCCTTGTAACGCTTACTGGACTTGGGTTCTTTGCACTTGGTTTCCCTCAG CTGGCAAAATGTGTTGAAATTGGATTACCAGCACTGATCCTTGTGGTTTTCATATCACAG TACACGATGAAGTTAAAACCGCCTATATTTGGTCGATTTGCCGTACTGTTTACTGTTGCGATTGTATGGACATATGCAGAAATTTTAACAGCAGCTGGTGCGTATAAGAAAAGATCTTATGCAACTCAAATTAGTTGCCGTACTGATCGTTCAGGGCTGATTAGCGCTGCTCCTTG GATAAGGATTCCCTATCCGTTTCAATGGGGGCGTCCTGATTTTAATGCTGGAGATATTTTTGCAATGATGGCTGCAGCTTTCGTTGCCATTATTGAG TCTATAGGTACATTTATTGCTGCGTCAAGATATGGGAGTGCCACCCCTATACCACCTTCTGTTATCAGCAGAGGTGTTGGCTGGCTG GGCGTAAGCACTTTTCTGGATGGAATATTTGGCTCGGTATCTGGCTCCACTGCTTCAGT TGAAAATGCTGGCCTTCTGGGAATGACACGGGTTGGAAGTCGGAGAGTAATTCAGATAGCAGCAGCCTTTATGCTCTTCTTCGCAGTATTAG GAAAATTTGGGGCTTTTCTTGCTTCGATACCAATGCCAATTTTCGCTGCATTGTATTGCGTCCTCTTCGCCTATGTTG CTTCTGCTGGTCTTGGTTTGCTCCAGTTCTGCAACCTAAACAGCTTTAGGACGATGTTCATTGTAGGCTTTTCTATCTTCATGGGTCTTTCGGTGACAGAATACTTTCATGAGTACCACTTGATTTCTGATCGCGGTCCTGTTCACACTCGTTCCATTTGG TTCAACAATATCGTTGAAGTAATTTTCTCGTCTCCAGCAACCGTTGGCATCATTGTCGCTTTGTTCTTGGACTCAACTGTCAGCCGTGGACACAGCACAACTCGGAGAGACAGTGGTAGGCACTGGTGGGAAAAGTTTCAGAATTTCAACACAGATACCAGGAGTGAAGAGTTCTACTCACTGCCCTACAACCTCAATAGGCATTTCCCTTCAGTTTGA